The following are encoded together in the Pedobacter sp. D749 genome:
- a CDS encoding DUF4835 family protein gives MIKKIVWILVLVGFGKLQAQELNARVTLLAPQVSNISKPTLDALQKTIRDFLNNNKFSNESYKPQERIDCSFIITINSWDGGSGYTAEAQIQSSRPVFNSSYNSTLLNMSDKNFDFNFNDGATIDFSDQNFISNISALLTYYAYTIIGMDKDSFSKMGGTPFYKKAQNIINLAQASGNTGWRAADGLRNRFWFNENVLNPIFAELRNFIYSYHLSGLDQLTDNDKGLTQIVAALPALQQMDKQKLGSIFPNVYFATKAEEVTNVLSKLNGQDRMKAYNMLAEIDPANIGKYEGLKKN, from the coding sequence ATGATAAAAAAGATTGTTTGGATATTGGTATTGGTTGGTTTCGGGAAGCTGCAGGCGCAGGAGTTAAACGCGAGGGTAACTTTGCTGGCTCCCCAGGTTTCGAACATTAGCAAACCAACTTTAGATGCTTTGCAAAAAACAATCCGCGATTTTTTAAACAATAACAAATTCAGTAACGAAAGTTACAAACCTCAGGAGCGCATTGACTGTAGTTTTATCATCACGATTAATTCGTGGGATGGCGGCTCTGGTTACACTGCCGAAGCCCAGATTCAAAGCAGTCGCCCGGTTTTTAACAGCTCTTACAATAGCACTTTGTTAAATATGAGTGATAAGAATTTCGATTTTAATTTCAACGATGGCGCTACAATCGACTTCTCTGATCAAAATTTCATTTCCAATATCAGTGCCCTCCTCACCTACTATGCTTATACCATCATCGGGATGGATAAAGATAGTTTTAGCAAAATGGGTGGAACTCCTTTTTACAAAAAAGCACAGAATATTATTAACCTGGCACAAGCCTCTGGTAATACCGGCTGGAGAGCAGCCGATGGCTTACGTAACCGCTTTTGGTTCAACGAAAATGTTTTAAACCCCATTTTTGCCGAGCTCCGCAATTTCATTTACAGTTATCATTTAAGTGGCCTTGATCAGCTAACCGATAATGATAAAGGTTTAACGCAGATTGTTGCCGCACTACCTGCACTGCAACAAATGGATAAGCAGAAACTGGGCTCTATCTTCCCTAATGTTTATTTTGCCACCAAAGCCGAAGAAGTAACCAATGTACTTTCTAAACTCAATGGACAAGATCGCATGAAAGCCTATAATATGCTGGCAGAAATTGATCCGGCAAATATTGGTAAGTACGAGGGACTGAAGAAAAATTAG
- a CDS encoding BlaI/MecI/CopY family transcriptional regulator, which produces MTNHNIKPTEGEMEILQVLWQKGNATVREVHEALNKKDSGYTTTLKLMQILHEKGMVERDTNQKTHIYKALVSQDKTEKQLVNKMIDNVFNGSAARLVMQALGNHSASAEEIDEIKKYLDSLK; this is translated from the coding sequence ATGACTAATCATAACATCAAACCAACAGAAGGTGAAATGGAAATCCTCCAGGTGCTTTGGCAAAAGGGGAATGCAACGGTAAGAGAAGTTCATGAGGCATTGAATAAAAAAGACTCCGGGTATACCACCACTTTAAAACTGATGCAGATTTTGCACGAGAAAGGGATGGTAGAAAGAGATACCAACCAAAAAACGCACATTTATAAAGCACTTGTTAGTCAGGATAAAACTGAAAAACAATTGGTAAATAAAATGATCGATAACGTATTTAACGGATCAGCAGCGAGGTTGGTAATGCAGGCCTTAGGTAACCACAGTGCAAGTGCAGAAGAAATTGACGAAATAAAAAAATATTTAGATAGCCTAAAGTAA
- a CDS encoding DNA-directed RNA polymerase subunit omega: MNTNKPAVPNTTVTRNVHDLDKTTDNLYESLVVIAKRANQISNNVKEELHGKLAEFASSNDNLEEIFENREQIEISKHYERMPKPVLVAIDEFLNEKIYHRNPAKEQK, encoded by the coding sequence ATGAATACTAACAAACCTGCTGTACCAAATACTACAGTAACAAGAAACGTACACGATTTAGATAAAACTACTGATAACTTATACGAATCATTAGTTGTAATTGCTAAAAGAGCAAATCAGATCTCGAACAACGTTAAAGAAGAGTTACACGGTAAATTGGCAGAATTTGCTTCCAGCAACGATAATTTGGAAGAAATTTTCGAAAACCGCGAGCAGATTGAAATCAGCAAGCACTACGAGCGCATGCCGAAGCCTGTTTTGGTTGCTATTGATGAATTTTTAAACGAAAAAATTTATCATAGAAATCCTGCTAAAGAACAAAAGTAA
- a CDS encoding outer membrane protein assembly factor BamD, whose protein sequence is MFKVKHLIILVFIAALGIAGCKSRFEKLRASNDVAKKYQEALRLYNKRDYSKALVLFEDLSQKYRGRAEAEDLNYYYAYTLYRLSDYTTARYQFKSFADTYPASKNAEEARYMGAYCYYLESPSFSLDQENTYKAIDALQLFINLYPTSDRAAAAGKYIAVLRGKLEDKAFENAKMYLTTGPSNVDNYRAAVIALKNAQRDYPDIKYAEEMDFLMIKAQYLYAKNSYVIRQEDRYNEALALYTEFTENHPDSKFAKDAKALKGDVEAGIVATKQELALYAADQEKYKQMLIRTGKLKDTVSAKPTNADNTNIKNK, encoded by the coding sequence ATGTTTAAAGTTAAACACTTAATTATTTTAGTATTTATTGCCGCTTTGGGTATTGCGGGTTGTAAAAGTCGTTTCGAGAAATTGAGAGCGAGCAATGACGTTGCAAAAAAATACCAGGAGGCGCTTCGTTTGTATAATAAACGCGATTACAGTAAAGCATTAGTTCTTTTTGAGGATCTTTCTCAAAAATATCGTGGCCGTGCAGAAGCTGAGGATCTGAACTATTATTATGCTTATACCTTATATAGATTAAGTGATTACACTACTGCAAGATACCAGTTTAAAAGTTTTGCAGATACCTACCCGGCAAGTAAGAATGCGGAAGAAGCGAGATACATGGGTGCTTATTGCTATTATTTAGAATCGCCAAGCTTCTCTTTAGATCAGGAAAATACCTATAAAGCAATTGATGCGCTTCAATTATTTATCAACTTATACCCTACCAGCGACCGCGCTGCAGCTGCAGGCAAATATATTGCTGTACTAAGAGGCAAACTGGAGGATAAAGCATTTGAAAATGCTAAAATGTATTTAACTACAGGCCCTAGTAATGTAGATAATTACAGAGCAGCAGTTATTGCCTTAAAAAATGCACAAAGAGATTACCCGGACATTAAATATGCTGAGGAAATGGATTTCTTGATGATCAAAGCGCAGTATTTATACGCTAAAAATAGCTATGTCATCCGCCAGGAAGACCGGTATAATGAGGCGCTTGCTTTATATACTGAGTTTACTGAAAACCACCCGGATAGTAAATTTGCAAAGGATGCAAAGGCGCTTAAGGGTGATGTTGAAGCAGGAATTGTGGCTACCAAACAAGAATTAGCCTTATATGCTGCCGATCAGGAAAAATACAAGCAGATGCTAATCAGAACCGGTAAATTGAAAGATACCGTTTCTGCAAAACCAACTAATGCAGATAATACGAATATTAAAAACAAGTAA
- a CDS encoding carboxypeptidase-like regulatory domain-containing protein — MKSLLLIFLLVIGNFCLAQQSYTLSGMVKDKHGEALPGAGVYVSGYKIATVTDNNGKYVLPLKPGNYDILVQLIGYKALNKNVVIADKAVKLDLTLEESVTQLAEVTIKPDPNREHYIAMFKEYFIGTTPNAEQCKLINPKVLIIDYDKEEHKLTVKTTEFLIVENKALGYRIKYLLNNFEYDRKTRIIYYEGFPYYEDLKGSARRKKIWDQKRITAYLGSPQHFFRSIYHHRATEEGFIINKLMTKSNPDRPSDSMINANIKRLTKVKDGLTLTFTTGDSLSYWIKKKNLASGISFLSRAPVAQDTLVHVENQSIKSFNFTDQLYVIYTKEREDPTYANRIGLSIARPLDIPDYQISTIALHVVPVYFYENGSIYNPRSMLYTGYWAWEKIADSVPMDYLPPVNLAENK; from the coding sequence ATGAAATCCTTATTACTTATATTTCTATTAGTCATTGGTAACTTTTGTCTTGCTCAACAAAGTTATACCCTTTCGGGCATGGTTAAAGATAAACACGGTGAGGCTTTACCCGGAGCAGGCGTATATGTAAGTGGTTATAAAATTGCTACAGTAACGGACAATAACGGCAAATATGTCCTTCCCTTAAAACCAGGAAACTACGATATTTTAGTACAATTAATTGGCTACAAAGCTTTAAATAAAAACGTAGTGATTGCTGATAAAGCCGTAAAACTTGATCTTACCCTCGAAGAAAGTGTAACTCAATTGGCAGAAGTAACCATTAAACCCGATCCGAACAGAGAACATTATATTGCCATGTTTAAAGAGTATTTTATTGGCACCACCCCCAATGCAGAGCAATGTAAGCTTATCAATCCTAAAGTACTGATTATCGATTACGATAAAGAGGAGCATAAACTTACCGTGAAAACCACCGAATTTCTGATTGTCGAAAACAAGGCACTTGGATACCGCATTAAATACCTTTTGAATAATTTTGAATACGATCGTAAAACAAGAATCATCTATTATGAAGGTTTTCCGTATTACGAAGATTTAAAAGGATCAGCAAGGAGGAAGAAAATTTGGGATCAAAAACGAATTACCGCTTATCTGGGATCGCCTCAGCATTTTTTTAGATCCATTTATCACCATCGCGCCACCGAAGAGGGTTTTATTATTAATAAACTGATGACAAAATCAAATCCGGATAGACCCTCTGACAGCATGATTAACGCCAACATTAAACGGCTAACGAAAGTAAAGGATGGCTTAACATTAACCTTTACCACGGGAGATTCATTAAGCTATTGGATAAAAAAGAAAAACCTTGCCAGCGGAATTTCATTTTTAAGCCGCGCTCCGGTAGCGCAGGATACTCTGGTGCATGTAGAGAATCAAAGTATTAAAAGTTTCAATTTTACGGACCAACTTTATGTTATTTACACAAAAGAAAGGGAAGATCCTACTTATGCCAACCGGATCGGCCTGTCTATTGCCAGACCGTTAGATATACCCGATTACCAGATTTCTACCATCGCCTTACATGTTGTTCCGGTATATTTTTACGAAAACGGCTCTATTTACAACCCGCGTTCGATGCTCTATACTGGCTACTGGGCCTGGGAAAAAATTGCCGATAGCGTGCCGATGGATTATTTGCCGCCAGTTAACTTAGCGGAAAATAAGTAA
- a CDS encoding DUF808 domain-containing protein: protein MASGFFAILDDISALMDDVAVTAKVAAKKTAGILGDDLAVNAEKSTGFLSSRELPVLWAITKGSLVNKLIIVPIALLLNIFFPVAIKVILILGGLYLAYEGVEKVVEYFFHRTKPSHVEAKEVIEEGDAAEKTKIRSAITTDFILSIEIVIIALGSVLDEKLAIQIMTVSVVALLATIGVYGIVALIVRMDDAGYRLVKASGDKGIFSVIGKILVKSLPVIIKILSIVGTVALILVSGGIFAHNIDFLHHIFPSFPSILREFAFGLIVGLASVLVVIVVKKILVIIRHK, encoded by the coding sequence ATGGCTTCGGGTTTTTTTGCAATTTTAGACGATATAAGTGCCTTAATGGATGACGTTGCTGTAACAGCAAAGGTGGCGGCAAAGAAGACGGCTGGTATTTTAGGAGATGATTTAGCCGTAAACGCAGAAAAATCGACAGGTTTTCTTTCTTCCAGGGAGTTGCCGGTACTATGGGCAATCACCAAAGGTTCTTTGGTAAATAAACTCATTATTGTTCCAATTGCCTTACTGCTCAATATTTTTTTTCCGGTTGCAATTAAAGTAATTCTGATACTGGGTGGCTTATATTTGGCGTATGAAGGGGTAGAAAAAGTTGTTGAATATTTTTTCCATCGTACTAAGCCATCACATGTTGAAGCTAAAGAAGTGATTGAAGAAGGTGATGCAGCAGAAAAGACAAAAATTAGGTCTGCTATTACCACTGATTTTATACTGTCGATAGAAATTGTCATTATAGCACTGGGGAGTGTTTTGGATGAAAAGCTCGCCATTCAGATTATGACCGTTTCAGTGGTGGCATTATTAGCTACAATTGGTGTTTACGGAATCGTTGCGCTTATTGTCAGAATGGATGATGCCGGCTACCGCTTGGTGAAAGCCTCCGGCGATAAAGGTATTTTTTCAGTAATCGGAAAAATACTGGTTAAATCGCTGCCCGTTATTATCAAAATTTTAAGTATTGTAGGAACGGTTGCACTGATATTGGTGTCGGGAGGAATCTTTGCACATAATATTGATTTTCTTCATCATATTTTTCCTTCTTTTCCATCAATACTTAGAGAATTCGCTTTTGGATTAATAGTTGGACTGGCTTCGGTTCTTGTTGTGATTGTAGTTAAAAAGATTTTAGTTATTATCAGACATAAGTAA
- a CDS encoding M56 family metallopeptidase, with translation METLLQQFIKAFGWSILNSLWQSAIIYGILFIVMLSIPKLAAKHKHNLAFSAIILMFAGFGYNFIHQLTLNVNNEAPAVNAQNIEVYQYFNNLPPSFSSKAEQYFPVVVIFYIIGIVLQLFVIIKGYGQLSKLKKESLSAIPDSWKAIFEQVTAQLKINKVIRFHLSSIVNVPLVIGYLKPVVLFPLALVSQLDNDQVEAILIHELSHIRRNDFLLNLIKTAIETLLFYNPFVWMAGRFIHIEREHACDDLVLKITGKPLNYAHALLKLELLKDKSSPAYALAATGKTQNLYQRIKRITNMKTNYLNAKQQMAALTLGVACLFSIAWINPAEKKKENRIQPKQEILSVRSANGTISHLICTDTTKKRKIKIVTIDANGKKTEYNSVKEMPDSLRKDFYSDGLFGSNGIYRINLDSSFKFRLNDSILHTKFYKEYNSPEAQAKWKKFGEDMAKQYNSPEAQAKWKKFGEDVAKQYNSPEAQAKWKKMGEDMAKKFNTPEAQAKWKKMGEDMAAKMNTPEFRAQIDNIRIEALKSGDMVRLSGLSRLKADSTFKGNRNSLTSPDGTVFFYNDNNNTNSKVRQTEEYKKLKETFDNEVKELKEKMEKKEKVENGNKSSKVIPSVMLYKNQDFTGAVKALNTITAVLTYKKSDFTNANQLAIKSYLQTSNLKIADDKVINISIK, from the coding sequence ATGGAAACTTTATTACAACAGTTCATCAAAGCATTTGGCTGGAGTATTTTAAACTCACTTTGGCAAAGCGCCATCATTTATGGCATCCTCTTTATCGTCATGCTCAGCATTCCGAAGCTTGCAGCAAAACATAAGCACAACCTTGCTTTTAGTGCCATCATTTTAATGTTTGCTGGCTTTGGCTATAACTTCATTCACCAATTAACATTGAATGTCAATAACGAGGCTCCCGCGGTTAATGCACAAAATATTGAGGTTTATCAATACTTTAATAACCTGCCACCAAGTTTTAGCAGCAAGGCAGAGCAGTATTTCCCTGTTGTAGTCATATTTTATATTATTGGTATTGTGCTTCAGTTATTTGTTATCATTAAAGGTTATGGTCAGCTTTCAAAGCTGAAAAAAGAAAGTTTAAGTGCTATTCCGGATAGCTGGAAAGCAATTTTCGAACAGGTAACTGCCCAACTAAAAATCAATAAAGTTATCCGGTTCCACCTCTCTTCTATTGTTAACGTACCCTTGGTTATAGGTTATTTAAAACCTGTGGTATTATTTCCATTGGCCCTGGTAAGCCAATTAGACAACGATCAGGTAGAAGCGATATTAATCCATGAGTTATCACATATCAGAAGAAACGATTTCCTATTAAACCTCATTAAAACAGCCATAGAAACATTATTATTCTATAATCCATTTGTATGGATGGCGGGTAGGTTTATACATATTGAGCGTGAACATGCCTGCGATGATCTGGTATTAAAGATTACCGGAAAACCATTGAATTATGCCCATGCCCTGCTTAAACTCGAACTGTTAAAAGATAAAAGCAGTCCGGCTTATGCACTGGCAGCAACGGGTAAAACCCAGAATTTATATCAACGCATAAAAAGAATAACCAACATGAAAACAAATTATTTAAACGCTAAACAACAAATGGCAGCCTTAACTTTAGGAGTAGCCTGCTTGTTCTCTATTGCCTGGATCAATCCAGCAGAAAAGAAAAAAGAAAACAGAATACAACCTAAACAGGAGATTTTGAGCGTACGGTCTGCTAACGGAACCATAAGCCACCTGATCTGTACCGATACTACCAAAAAGCGTAAAATCAAAATTGTTACCATTGATGCAAATGGTAAAAAAACCGAATATAACTCGGTAAAAGAAATGCCTGATAGCTTAAGAAAAGATTTTTACAGCGACGGACTTTTTGGCAGCAATGGAATATACAGGATCAATCTTGATAGTTCATTTAAATTCAGATTAAACGATTCTATTTTACATACAAAATTTTATAAAGAGTATAACTCGCCGGAAGCACAGGCTAAATGGAAAAAATTTGGTGAAGATATGGCCAAACAATATAACTCACCAGAGGCACAGGCTAAATGGAAAAAATTTGGCGAAGATGTAGCCAAACAATACAATTCACCAGAAGCACAGGCTAAATGGAAAAAAATGGGTGAAGATATGGCCAAAAAATTTAATACTCCGGAGGCTCAGGCAAAATGGAAAAAGATGGGCGAAGATATGGCTGCAAAAATGAATACCCCGGAGTTCAGGGCACAAATCGATAACATCAGGATAGAGGCTCTAAAATCTGGGGATATGGTGCGTTTATCAGGATTATCGAGATTAAAGGCTGACTCTACATTTAAAGGAAATAGAAACTCACTTACCAGCCCAGATGGTACAGTTTTCTTTTACAACGATAACAATAACACCAACAGCAAAGTAAGACAGACTGAAGAATATAAAAAGCTGAAAGAAACATTCGACAATGAAGTAAAGGAGCTGAAAGAGAAAATGGAGAAAAAAGAAAAAGTTGAAAACGGCAACAAAAGCTCAAAGGTAATTCCTTCTGTTATGTTATACAAGAATCAGGATTTTACAGGTGCGGTTAAAGCACTGAACACAATAACTGCTGTATTAACATATAAAAAATCAGATTTTACCAATGCCAATCAATTGGCAATAAAAAGTTATCTTCAGACATCCAACTTAAAAATTGCTGACGATAAGGTAATTAATATTTCTATAAAATAA
- the recN gene encoding DNA repair protein RecN has translation MLQKLSIRNYALIDSLDIEFDKGLNIITGETGAGKSIILGALSLILGQRAESKYFFNQDKKCVIEGSFVLADENLKELFEENDLDFSNESLLRREISIDGKTRSFINDTPVNLSILKQIGEKLIDIHSQHATQEINDADFQLLIVDSLANHQSLLFDYRSGFKKLRQDTSLLKKLIAEADEARNKQDYEQFLFNELEQAKLQEGEQEELEQELERLTHAETIKRALLTASGLINESEPSALQMLKEASLQLQGIEKFDPAINVLYERLRSSIIEIKDITDEVSAIEENTLHSADRLEIVNQRLDLFYSLQQKHRLANNTELLALQKQLEENLNKLLSSDEHIEKLQKEIDQLKKALYKQADQLSANRKKAIKVVEEQTSTTLKKVGMLNAKLVLDQKILSELNKDGLDEINLLFTANAGQAPAPVNKVASGGELSRLMLAIKALLAKHTSLPTIIFDEIDTGISGETALKVGEVISDLGQNMQVISITHLPQIAAKGISHYFVHKNEDKGKTTTGIRKLKQEERIGVIAEMLSGKNPGASAIENAKELLA, from the coding sequence ATGCTACAAAAACTTTCTATCCGTAATTACGCATTAATTGATAGTCTTGATATCGAATTCGATAAAGGCTTAAATATCATCACAGGTGAAACCGGTGCTGGTAAATCGATCATACTTGGCGCATTGTCGCTAATTTTGGGTCAGCGGGCAGAAAGCAAATACTTTTTTAATCAGGATAAAAAATGTGTTATTGAAGGTAGTTTTGTATTGGCAGACGAAAACTTAAAAGAACTTTTTGAAGAAAATGACCTTGATTTTTCGAACGAAAGTCTTTTGCGCAGGGAAATTTCTATCGACGGTAAAACAAGATCGTTCATTAATGATACACCTGTTAATTTATCTATCCTGAAACAGATCGGTGAAAAACTGATCGATATCCACTCACAGCATGCCACGCAGGAGATTAATGATGCTGATTTTCAATTATTGATTGTTGATTCACTAGCCAATCACCAATCACTATTGTTTGATTACCGTAGCGGGTTTAAAAAACTTAGACAGGATACTTCCTTGTTAAAAAAATTAATCGCTGAGGCCGACGAAGCCCGTAATAAACAGGATTATGAACAGTTTTTATTTAATGAACTCGAACAGGCAAAATTACAGGAAGGCGAACAGGAAGAGCTGGAACAAGAACTGGAACGCTTAACACATGCCGAAACCATTAAACGGGCCTTACTTACCGCTTCAGGATTAATTAATGAAAGCGAACCTTCTGCCCTTCAGATGTTAAAAGAGGCTTCCTTACAATTACAGGGCATAGAAAAATTCGATCCGGCAATTAATGTATTATACGAACGTTTACGCTCATCGATCATTGAAATCAAAGATATCACCGATGAGGTTTCTGCAATAGAAGAAAATACTTTACACAGTGCCGATCGCTTAGAAATTGTAAACCAAAGATTAGATCTGTTTTATTCACTCCAACAAAAACACAGGCTTGCAAACAATACAGAACTGTTAGCACTCCAAAAACAACTGGAAGAGAATCTGAACAAACTCTTATCTTCTGATGAGCATATTGAAAAACTTCAGAAAGAAATCGACCAACTCAAAAAGGCACTGTACAAACAGGCCGACCAGTTAAGCGCCAACCGTAAAAAAGCAATTAAGGTGGTAGAAGAGCAAACCAGCACCACATTAAAAAAAGTGGGTATGCTAAATGCCAAATTGGTTCTGGATCAAAAAATCTTATCAGAGCTGAATAAAGACGGACTAGACGAAATCAACCTACTTTTTACAGCAAATGCTGGTCAGGCCCCTGCGCCGGTAAATAAAGTAGCATCTGGTGGTGAATTATCCCGATTAATGCTGGCCATAAAAGCTTTATTGGCTAAACATACATCCTTACCAACCATTATTTTTGATGAAATAGATACCGGAATTTCGGGAGAAACCGCTTTAAAAGTTGGAGAAGTAATTTCCGATTTAGGGCAGAACATGCAGGTAATTTCGATTACACACCTGCCACAAATTGCAGCCAAAGGCATATCACATTACTTTGTTCACAAAAATGAGGATAAAGGCAAAACCACTACCGGAATCCGCAAGCTTAAACAGGAAGAACGCATTGGTGTAATTGCCGAAATGTTAAGCGGAAAAAACCCAGGGGCATCAGCCATCGAAAATGCAAAAGAATTATTGGCATAA
- the coaBC gene encoding bifunctional phosphopantothenoylcysteine decarboxylase/phosphopantothenate--cysteine ligase CoaBC — MLKNKNIILGVCGSIAAYKSAFLVRLLVKAGANVKVILTPDGANFITPLTLATLSKNPVYTQYFEEETGVWSNHVELGLWADLIIIAPVSANTLAKLATGICDNLLTAVYLSAKCPVYVAPAMDLDMWKHETTQNNIERIIGFGNTVIAPANGELASGLWGEGRMAEPEEIVSFLDNAIKKSMPLYGKKVMVTAGPTYEAIDPVRFIGNHSSGKMGFAIADELAKLGAEVTLIAGPTAQKAGQRLKRIDVVSAREMFDACTSVFPESDITVMCAAVADYRPKQVATQKIKKQDSGLVLELEKTTDILASLGAAKKTPQILVGFALETNDEENYAKGKLEKKNLDLVVLNSLNDTGAGFKSDTNKITIFNKALERTIFDMKSKTEVAKDICTAILKIAK, encoded by the coding sequence ATGCTAAAAAATAAAAATATAATCCTTGGCGTTTGCGGCAGCATCGCAGCATATAAGTCGGCATTTTTGGTTCGGCTACTTGTAAAAGCTGGCGCAAACGTAAAGGTTATTCTTACCCCTGATGGTGCTAATTTCATTACACCACTTACCCTTGCTACGCTTTCTAAAAACCCGGTTTACACGCAATATTTCGAAGAAGAAACAGGCGTATGGAGTAATCATGTTGAGCTAGGCTTATGGGCCGATCTCATTATAATTGCTCCTGTAAGTGCTAATACCTTAGCCAAACTAGCAACGGGAATCTGCGATAATTTATTAACAGCTGTTTATCTTTCAGCCAAATGCCCGGTGTATGTTGCACCTGCAATGGACCTGGATATGTGGAAACACGAAACTACCCAAAATAATATTGAACGTATTATTGGTTTTGGGAATACTGTTATTGCTCCTGCCAATGGCGAATTGGCCAGCGGACTTTGGGGTGAAGGCCGAATGGCTGAACCTGAAGAAATTGTTTCTTTTCTGGATAATGCCATTAAAAAATCTATGCCGCTATATGGCAAAAAGGTAATGGTTACCGCCGGTCCTACTTACGAGGCTATAGATCCGGTACGTTTTATAGGCAACCATTCCTCAGGTAAGATGGGTTTTGCCATTGCTGATGAGTTGGCGAAACTGGGTGCTGAGGTTACCTTAATTGCCGGACCAACTGCACAAAAAGCTGGACAACGTTTAAAAAGAATTGATGTGGTGAGTGCCCGCGAAATGTTCGATGCCTGTACTTCAGTTTTCCCTGAAAGCGATATCACGGTAATGTGCGCAGCCGTAGCCGATTATCGTCCCAAACAGGTTGCCACCCAAAAAATTAAAAAACAGGATAGCGGATTAGTTTTGGAACTGGAAAAAACAACGGATATACTTGCTTCATTAGGTGCGGCGAAAAAAACACCCCAGATTTTGGTTGGTTTTGCTTTAGAAACTAATGACGAAGAGAATTATGCAAAAGGCAAACTGGAGAAGAAAAATCTTGACCTGGTTGTTCTAAATTCTTTGAATGATACGGGCGCAGGTTTTAAATCAGATACCAATAAAATTACTATTTTTAACAAAGCTTTAGAACGGACTATTTTTGATATGAAATCGAAAACAGAAGTTGCCAAAGATATTTGTACGGCCATTTTAAAAATTGCGAAATGA